Proteins from a genomic interval of Cognatishimia sp. WU-CL00825:
- a CDS encoding 3-carboxy-cis,cis-muconate cycloisomerase, which produces MNPLTQSNLFFSSLFEDPEVTAVFETGRTFARFLAFEIALSEALAASGAVDVSTAKAAIKKMHSFSPDMNAIKVASPIDGVPVPEFLRQLRKHVGADLTPAVHVGSTSQDLIDTATVLALKEVNDTFTARLETAIAGIERLIESQGNNSLMGRTRMQAALPITVRHRLENWVIPLYRHRDSLAGMRSDLQVLQFGGATGDRSANRDKVVEIGADLANRLGLTDPGYAWHNDRTRFVAYAGWLSLVTGSLGKIGQDICLMAQQGIEEITQSGGGTSSAMAHKQNPVKAEMLIALAQYNAGQLALMHNALIHEQERSGSAWTLEWMVLPAMVCTTGRALQIAVSQLDEISRVGS; this is translated from the coding sequence GTGAATCCGCTGACTCAATCCAATCTATTTTTCTCTTCCCTTTTTGAAGACCCCGAAGTGACAGCAGTGTTCGAAACAGGGCGGACCTTCGCGCGCTTTTTAGCTTTTGAGATTGCTCTGAGTGAAGCACTTGCTGCGAGTGGTGCTGTGGATGTCAGTACCGCGAAGGCTGCGATAAAAAAGATGCACAGCTTTTCGCCGGATATGAATGCCATCAAGGTGGCTAGTCCCATCGACGGTGTTCCGGTTCCAGAGTTCCTGCGTCAGCTTAGAAAGCATGTAGGGGCTGATTTGACCCCGGCGGTGCATGTCGGGAGTACTTCTCAGGATTTGATTGATACTGCGACGGTGCTCGCGTTGAAAGAAGTGAACGACACATTTACAGCGCGGCTAGAAACCGCGATTGCAGGTATTGAACGCCTAATTGAGTCTCAAGGCAACAATAGCCTGATGGGGCGGACTCGCATGCAGGCCGCTCTACCAATCACAGTGAGACACCGCCTGGAGAATTGGGTCATTCCGCTTTATCGGCACAGAGATAGCCTGGCAGGTATGCGGAGTGATTTGCAAGTCCTGCAATTCGGTGGTGCTACAGGGGACCGGAGCGCCAACCGTGATAAGGTGGTGGAAATTGGTGCCGACTTGGCAAATAGGCTCGGGCTCACGGACCCAGGCTATGCTTGGCACAATGATAGAACGCGATTTGTAGCCTACGCAGGCTGGCTGTCCCTGGTCACTGGGAGTCTTGGGAAAATCGGTCAAGACATATGTCTTATGGCACAGCAGGGCATTGAGGAAATCACCCAATCAGGTGGCGGAACAAGCTCTGCCATGGCGCATAAACAAAACCCAGTAAAAGCCGAGATGTTAATCGCTCTGGCGCAATACAATGCTGGACAGCTTGCTCTTATGCACAATGCATTGATCCACGAACAGGAGCGTTCGGGCAGCGCATGGACATTGGAGTGGATGGTTCTCCCTGCCATGGTTTGCACTACGGGCAGGGCGCTGCAGATTGCGGTTTCGCAGTTGGACGAGATTTCTCGCGTTGGGTCGTAG
- a CDS encoding GntR family transcriptional regulator produces the protein MMNDNMESIDTALATRIRRDIMMGTFDEGGRLSEARLSEIYEVSRTPIRLALRILERERLIRRGEGRGYTVVSPTVEEILQAVQVRGHLESLAARLMAQSETRCQHLPNMAKAIETIDIVLRNGLLGDSAKREAQAANRVFHTSILNACENDYVGFACEQISHLPMLAAGSMVFDRTTIQSSDPMESGLFRLHLGNAQHQVIYEAIEKGDAVRAEGMMREHSHTMVDYIRTFERKDDSLTVADLVAYSEG, from the coding sequence ATGATGAATGACAACATGGAATCTATTGACACAGCACTCGCCACGCGCATTCGGCGTGACATTATGATGGGCACCTTCGACGAAGGAGGTCGCCTATCTGAAGCACGACTTAGCGAAATCTACGAGGTTTCGCGTACACCAATTAGACTGGCTTTACGCATATTAGAGCGCGAGCGCCTCATCCGCCGAGGTGAAGGACGCGGCTATACAGTCGTGAGCCCGACCGTGGAAGAGATTCTACAAGCAGTACAGGTCCGCGGACACTTGGAAAGTCTCGCAGCACGCCTTATGGCGCAGTCCGAGACTCGCTGCCAGCACCTGCCAAACATGGCAAAAGCGATTGAGACAATAGATATCGTACTTAGAAATGGCCTATTAGGCGATTCCGCCAAACGTGAAGCTCAGGCAGCTAACAGGGTCTTTCATACTTCAATCTTAAATGCCTGCGAGAACGACTACGTGGGCTTTGCCTGCGAGCAGATCAGTCACTTGCCCATGCTTGCAGCTGGATCCATGGTCTTCGATCGCACCACAATTCAATCTTCAGATCCAATGGAGAGTGGGCTGTTCAGGCTCCATCTTGGAAATGCGCAACACCAGGTGATTTATGAGGCAATTGAAAAAGGTGATGCGGTTCGTGCAGAAGGTATGATGCGAGAGCATTCACACACAATGGTGGACTATATCCGTACCTTTGAACGGAAAGACGACAGCCTAACAGTTGCGGACTTGGTTGCATACTCAGAGGGCTAA